One segment of Nitrospinota bacterium DNA contains the following:
- a CDS encoding tetratricopeptide repeat protein — protein MEKSLFFRKALLRLLEIFLGHHHPLVAKYLAYLGRHYNTKGNCAKAELFFVRSLQIREDVFGPKHPTVADSLNRLAGLYEEMSDFNRSEFLYKRAHKIQKEHSTEPVAC, from the coding sequence ATGGAAAAGTCACTGTTTTTTCGGAAGGCTCTTTTAAGGCTTCTTGAAATTTTTCTTGGTCATCATCATCCTCTGGTTGCCAAATACCTCGCTTACCTGGGCAGACATTACAATACAAAAGGCAATTGCGCCAAAGCAGAGCTGTTTTTTGTTCGATCCTTACAAATTCGGGAAGACGTTTTTGGTCCGAAACATCCGACCGTGGCAGATTCCCTCAATCGACTGGCGGGGCTGTATGAAGAGATGAGCGATTTCAACAGATCTGAGTTCCTTTACAAGCGCGCCCATAAAATCCAAAAGGAGCATTCCACAGAGCCGGTCGCCTGTTAA
- a CDS encoding diguanylate cyclase, whose protein sequence is MDIERNHHIKLLIVDDSPHIRFAYKQILNQMSSIGWTLLEANTGEQGLDLCRTENPDCILLDYILPDTDGLEFLLQLKKISVTTPVIMLTGQGDETVAVLAMKEGASDYLVKGNLTPVSLKKAILNCIEGKDSMKTVSNNLKIKPENQSSSPNWYKKKKAELISEIQLLKEKLESSSGIDPLTGLPNRTNMLDKLRYEKCRFERNRKPFSLIMADIDDFSVIHKSYDAKTANNILVQVGKFLDLNSRKQDVVSYWGKERFLLLLPDTELDGGTILIEKLCKKVEAREFSHSNQAIHITMSFRIGAYDGETMTIEDCIQEADECLL, encoded by the coding sequence ATGGATATTGAAAGAAACCATCATATTAAATTACTGATCGTGGACGACAGCCCTCATATCCGCTTCGCATATAAGCAAATATTGAATCAGATGAGCAGCATAGGATGGACCCTCCTGGAGGCAAATACTGGAGAACAGGGATTGGATTTATGCAGGACAGAAAACCCCGACTGCATTTTACTGGATTACATTTTGCCCGACACAGACGGCCTGGAATTTTTACTCCAACTGAAAAAAATATCTGTCACCACCCCGGTCATCATGCTGACCGGCCAGGGCGACGAAACAGTCGCTGTTTTGGCGATGAAGGAAGGAGCCAGCGATTATCTCGTCAAAGGTAATTTGACTCCAGTTTCTCTTAAAAAAGCTATTTTAAATTGTATCGAAGGAAAGGATTCGATGAAGACGGTGTCAAATAATCTGAAGATAAAACCGGAGAACCAATCATCCAGCCCCAATTGGTATAAAAAGAAAAAAGCGGAGTTGATCTCCGAAATACAATTATTGAAAGAAAAACTGGAATCTTCTTCAGGCATCGATCCTCTTACCGGCTTGCCCAATCGCACCAATATGCTGGATAAACTGCGCTATGAAAAGTGCCGGTTCGAACGCAACAGAAAACCCTTTTCCCTGATCATGGCGGACATAGACGATTTTTCGGTCATCCATAAGTCCTATGATGCTAAAACAGCAAATAACATCCTGGTTCAGGTGGGCAAATTCCTCGACCTTAATTCCCGAAAACAAGACGTGGTCAGTTATTGGGGCAAGGAGCGATTTCTTCTCCTTTTACCGGATACCGAATTGGATGGGGGCACAATTCTGATTGAAAAACTTTGCAAAAAAGTTGAAGCGAGGGAGTTTTCCCACTCTAACCAAGCCATCCACATCACCATGAGTTTTAGAATCGGCGCCTACGATGGTGAAACCATGACGATTGAAGATTGCATTCAGGAAGCGGATGAATGTTTACTTTAA
- a CDS encoding DUF1499 domain-containing protein, whose product MPGKKLILYFCLACGLAVSGCAGSVPANLGQFAPCPESPNCVSTQAKDETHAIASIAYSSDRKIAQKRLLKIINSLPRTRIVVERDDYFHVEFTSRVLRFVDDVEFYFDVEEGKIHFRSASRIGHSDLGVNRKRMEAIRLRFSSAES is encoded by the coding sequence ATGCCGGGAAAGAAATTGATCTTATATTTCTGCCTGGCCTGTGGGCTTGCGGTTTCAGGTTGCGCGGGGAGCGTACCAGCGAATCTCGGTCAATTTGCTCCTTGTCCCGAGTCCCCAAATTGCGTTTCGACTCAGGCAAAGGATGAAACCCACGCCATCGCCTCGATTGCATATAGTTCTGATAGGAAAATCGCCCAAAAGCGACTACTAAAGATAATCAATTCCCTGCCCCGCACCCGGATCGTTGTGGAAAGGGACGATTATTTCCATGTCGAGTTCACATCGAGAGTCCTGCGCTTTGTGGATGACGTGGAATTTTATTTTGACGTGGAGGAAGGAAAGATTCACTTCCGCTCGGCTTCCCGTATCGGGCATTCCGACCTTGGGGTCAACCGCAAGCGCATGGAAGCGATTCGTTTACGGTTTTCATCTGCAGAATCATAA
- a CDS encoding CPXCG motif-containing cysteine-rich protein, whose amino-acid sequence MQETEKFFNCPYCGEPISMVLDLSVNGQTYTEDCEVCCRPIEIHYRVQNGEITEFWAQRTE is encoded by the coding sequence ATGCAAGAGACCGAAAAATTTTTCAACTGCCCTTATTGCGGCGAACCCATTTCAATGGTTTTGGACCTGTCGGTGAACGGGCAAACGTATACGGAAGACTGCGAAGTCTGCTGTCGGCCCATTGAAATCCACTACCGCGTGCAGAACGGAGAGATCACAGAATTCTGGGCGCAGCGAACGGAATAA
- a CDS encoding class I SAM-dependent methyltransferase: protein MNIDKKLVPPEKQAWPLPKSDYWSTPFAEILMHHLDLFSGASVLDVASGHGVPAFHIAEQVGPTGQVLGVDMHPGQVLRCRTTQQNHLPWLRFEQADMRALPADLEKFDRITGNICFMFFRPQRFNALQQLIEFLKPGGQIVLTFPCLGTFDSIWERVNREMASRGLKKEQASLAEYIAERPSSEQAREWLQELAMERIEVTEWPLEIKSAPGQAFLNHPLLRGGFLEDAYECFEDQALANEVMNLVADDLPSFTPLLAQRCALSAWRPSE, encoded by the coding sequence ATGAATATCGATAAAAAATTGGTTCCACCAGAGAAACAGGCCTGGCCGTTACCAAAAAGTGATTACTGGTCCACACCGTTCGCCGAAATATTGATGCATCATTTGGATCTGTTTTCCGGCGCATCGGTTCTGGATGTCGCGTCCGGTCACGGGGTTCCAGCGTTTCACATCGCCGAGCAGGTCGGCCCCACAGGCCAGGTACTGGGAGTGGACATGCATCCCGGCCAGGTGCTTCGCTGTCGCACAACTCAGCAGAACCATCTTCCCTGGCTGCGTTTTGAACAGGCGGACATGCGGGCTCTGCCCGCCGATCTTGAAAAATTCGATCGCATCACCGGCAACATTTGTTTCATGTTTTTTCGTCCGCAGCGGTTCAACGCCCTGCAACAATTGATCGAGTTTTTGAAACCCGGTGGACAGATCGTGTTGACCTTCCCCTGCCTCGGCACCTTCGACTCGATATGGGAGCGGGTGAACCGGGAGATGGCCTCCCGCGGACTGAAAAAAGAGCAAGCCTCCTTGGCCGAATACATCGCCGAACGGCCTTCGTCCGAACAGGCGCGAGAATGGCTGCAGGAGCTTGCAATGGAACGCATCGAAGTGACCGAATGGCCTTTGGAAATCAAATCCGCTCCGGGGCAGGCGTTCCTCAATCATCCCCTGCTGCGCGGCGGATTTCTGGAAGACGCTTACGAATGTTTCGAAGATCAGGCGCTGGCCAACGAAGTGATGAATCTCGTTGCCGATGACCTGCCAAGTTTCACCCCCCTGCTGGCCCAGCGTTGCGCCCTGTCCGCGTGGCGCCCGAGCGAATAA
- a CDS encoding class I SAM-dependent methyltransferase, with the protein MTIRQNEKFCRICDSPSILFFQDTRTFYKCPECRLIFSEDFPDKKDEENHYKTQWQTTHPDFWKGQVDVLVQLITNYRTPKNILDFGSGSGEMTREFLKRGYDITPLEPMIHGYLKEQNYPAQFDVVIVVEVLEHLQDPWKEIHEIENVLSPDGNVIFSTLLTNEFIDRPDAANHFRNWWYKDDPTHVSFFCNHVLSKMADMENYDIDIIGDKVFVLKRTP; encoded by the coding sequence ATGACCATTCGACAAAATGAGAAATTCTGCCGGATTTGTGATTCCCCTTCCATCCTGTTTTTTCAGGACACTCGAACATTTTATAAATGCCCGGAATGCCGGTTGATCTTTTCAGAAGACTTTCCTGACAAAAAAGATGAAGAAAACCATTACAAAACTCAATGGCAAACCACCCATCCTGATTTCTGGAAAGGTCAGGTCGATGTATTGGTACAACTGATAACTAATTATCGAACGCCAAAAAATATTTTGGACTTTGGTTCCGGGTCGGGTGAAATGACCCGCGAATTTCTTAAAAGAGGTTATGACATCACCCCGCTGGAACCCATGATCCACGGATACCTTAAGGAACAGAATTATCCGGCACAATTTGACGTGGTGATCGTAGTCGAAGTTCTGGAACACCTTCAGGACCCGTGGAAGGAAATTCATGAAATTGAAAACGTGTTGTCTCCAGATGGCAACGTCATTTTCTCAACCCTGCTCACCAACGAATTCATCGACCGACCCGACGCAGCCAATCATTTTAGAAACTGGTGGTACAAAGACGACCCCACCCATGTCAGCTTCTTTTGCAATCACGTTCTCTCCAAAATGGCCGATATGGAAAACTATGACATCGATATCATTGGCGACAAAGTGTTCGTCTTGAAAAGGACCCCATGA
- a CDS encoding nuclear transport factor 2 family protein translates to MQAAQQTVTEIQSVLNKFREGYGNKDIDILLSLFDPDPNVLVIGTGEDEKRSGLAEIKIQFERDFCQSDQLTVEFKNVSVSQQESVCWIAADTHVYFDTQGSPMQVFLRFTGVLTHRTGQWLFVQTHFSLPFSDSAQDGPTPQ, encoded by the coding sequence ATGCAGGCCGCCCAGCAAACGGTGACCGAAATTCAATCGGTCCTGAACAAATTCCGCGAAGGTTACGGAAATAAGGATATCGATATTTTACTGAGTCTTTTCGATCCTGATCCCAACGTCCTGGTCATTGGAACGGGAGAAGATGAAAAACGATCGGGTCTCGCAGAAATCAAAATCCAGTTTGAACGCGATTTTTGTCAGTCAGATCAACTGACCGTGGAGTTTAAAAATGTCTCGGTATCGCAACAGGAGTCGGTGTGTTGGATTGCGGCAGACACGCACGTCTATTTCGACACCCAGGGAAGTCCCATGCAAGTGTTCCTTCGATTCACGGGCGTATTAACTCACCGCACTGGCCAATGGCTGTTTGTCCAAACCCATTTTTCACTTCCCTTTTCGGACTCTGCACAAGACGGTCCCACTCCCCAATAA
- a CDS encoding DUF2059 domain-containing protein, which produces MQRSTVLKAVKKILTVLVLSTLLTSPAGAETNPEKIKNIKKLLVVSGIQEQLSYMKEGVLNSYSQMISAAYPQVPDAFWTEFNNLVGEKDMEALIEQVVPVYDKHMTNEVIVKLNEMFETPFWKEWREKMPLISREAGVAGQKWLHETTQSENFKKQIDQMVAKHELEKLNSAPTKNSK; this is translated from the coding sequence ATGCAGCGTTCAACAGTTTTAAAAGCAGTAAAAAAAATTTTGACAGTTCTGGTTCTGAGCACCCTGTTAACGAGTCCGGCAGGTGCGGAGACGAACCCTGAAAAAATCAAAAACATTAAAAAACTTCTCGTGGTTTCCGGGATTCAGGAGCAGTTATCTTATATGAAAGAAGGTGTGCTGAACTCCTATTCGCAGATGATCTCAGCCGCCTACCCGCAAGTGCCCGATGCCTTCTGGACCGAATTCAACAACCTGGTTGGCGAAAAGGACATGGAAGCTCTGATCGAACAGGTCGTTCCCGTTTACGATAAACACATGACCAATGAGGTGATCGTCAAACTGAATGAAATGTTTGAAACTCCGTTTTGGAAAGAGTGGCGAGAAAAAATGCCTCTTATCAGCCGGGAGGCAGGAGTTGCGGGACAAAAATGGTTGCATGAAACCACGCAGTCGGAAAACTTCAAAAAACAGATAGATCAAATGGTTGCAAAACACGAACTGGAAAAACTCAACTCGGCCCCCACCAAAAATTCAAAATAA